The following proteins are co-located in the Branchiostoma lanceolatum isolate klBraLanc5 chromosome 16, klBraLanc5.hap2, whole genome shotgun sequence genome:
- the LOC136422006 gene encoding uncharacterized protein isoform X2, producing MLIFLLSTLALVGAQEVIHFDEHYQFGHLHNPIDQTIVFDCGSNPNRAIKNPKFTFDRDTLELPGSFIIQDFEIEVSKPIPRPLKGRVEAWRTIWLLGGAANTIQIGCFNLASSGTVGLDGIGTCRYGDLCEILDLNTPLDDITGQPTCFNEAMNLGIPEDNCTCEGVAPKIYSIPNWNNEVDLTDLEPGLITFLAEGDYELKLIAEDDNGQEEACIGIRVAVKEWEDPNATGGWFLGRRKKRSTRH from the exons ATGCTGATTTTCCTTCTTTCCACGCTGGCCCTGGTGGGTGCACAGGAGGTGATTCACTTCGATGAACATTACCAGTTCGGGCATCTTCACAACCCTATTGACCAGACTATCGTCTTCGACTGTGGAA GCAACCCCAACCGTGCGATAAAGAACCCAAAGTTTACCTTCGACAGAGATACCTTGGAACTACCCGGTTCCTTCATCATCCAGGACTTTGAG ATCGAAGTGTCCAAGCCCATCCCTAGACCGTTGAAAGGTAGGGTGGAAGCATGGAGGACCATCTGGCTGCTTGGCGGGGCGGCCAACACCATCCAGATCGGGTGCTTCAATCTAGCAAGTTCCGGTACAGTCGGCCTGGACGGTATAGGAACATG TCGCTATGGGGACCTTTGCGAGATTCTGGACCTCAACACACCGCTCGATGACATCACCGGTCAACCGACCTGCTTCAATGAAGCCATGAACTTGGGCATCCCAGAGGACAACTGCACGTGTGAAGGGGTCGCACCCAAGATCTACTCCATCCCCAACTGGAACAACGAAGTTGACTTGACAGACCTAGAACCGGGTTTGATCACTTTCCTTGCAGAG GGCGACTATGAACTGAAACTGATCGCCGAAGACGATAACGGACAGGAGGAGGCGTGTATCGGCATCAGGGTGGCGGTTAAAGAGTGGGAGGACCCCAACGCCACCGGCGGTTGGTTCCTCGGTAGGAGGAAGAAGCGCTCAACCAGGCACTGA
- the LOC136422280 gene encoding uncharacterized protein, with protein sequence MLIVLLSTLALVGAQHTHFDEHYVFGNLLAPIDTTVVFDCGSDPNRAIKNPKFTFESTDPDADPIYQTLTLPGSFILKDFEIEVTKPIVRPLFGRVEAWRTIWLLGQSPSTIQLGCFPLTTDNVVGIDGLGTCDYRDLCSILDLNTPIDDVTGQLTCFPEALNFGIPEDQCTCEGIIAPKVYTTQGYNRLIDFTDLEQGLLTFLAEGDYEFKLIAEDANGFEEACIGIRVPIEEYVDPNDVGGGWLFGRRR encoded by the exons ATGCTGATAGTACTCCTGTCCACGCTGGCCCTTGTAGGGGCGCAGCACACGCACTTCGACGAGCACTACGTGTTCGGGAATCTCCTTGCACCCATCGACACGACTGTGGTCTTCGACTGTGGAA gcGACCCGAACCGAGCGATCAAGAACCCGAAGTTTACCTTCGAGAGTACCGACCCAGACGCGGACCCGATTTACCAGACCCTGACGCTTCCAGGATCTTTCATCCTCAAGGACTTCGAG ATTGAAGTGACCAAGCCAATCGTCAGGCCATTATTCGGGAGGGTGGAGGCCTGGAGGACCATCTGGCTGCTCGGCCAGAGCCCGAGCACAATCCAGCTAGGGTGCTTCCCTCTCACGACCGACAATGTCGTTGGGATAGACGGCCTTGGAACATG tGACTACCGCGATCTCTGTTCAATCTTGGACCTGAACACGCCAATCGATGACGTCACTGGTCAGCTGACTTGCTTCCCGGAGGCGTTGAACTTTGGCATCCCGGAGGACCAGTGCACCTGTGAAGGGATCATCGCACCCAAGGTGTACACCACCCAGGGTTACAACAGGCTGATTGACTTCACCGACCTGGAGCAGGGTTTGCTCACCTTCCTGGCTGAG GGTGACTATGAATTCAAGCTGATCGCTGAAGACGCTAATGGATTCGAAGAGGCGTGTATCGGCATCAGGGTTCCCATTGAGGAGTACGTAGACCCCAACGACGTCGGCGGTGGCTGGCTCTTCGGCAGGAGGCGCTAA
- the LOC136422006 gene encoding uncharacterized protein isoform X1: protein MLIFLLSTLALVGAQEVIHFDEHYQFGHLHNPIDQTIVFDCGSNPNRAIKNPKFTFDRDTLELPGSFIIQDFEIEVSKPIPRPLKGRVEAWRTIWLLGGAANTIQIGCFNLASSGTVGLDGIGTCRYGDLCEVLDLNTPIDDITGQPKAVTTRYGDLCEILDLNTPIDDITGQPTCFNEAMYHNCIIKVLLALLYITFFVSI, encoded by the exons ATGCTGATTTTCCTTCTTTCCACGCTGGCCCTGGTGGGTGCACAGGAGGTGATTCACTTCGATGAACATTACCAGTTCGGGCATCTTCACAACCCTATTGACCAGACTATCGTCTTCGACTGTGGAA GCAACCCCAACCGTGCGATAAAGAACCCAAAGTTTACCTTCGACAGAGATACCTTGGAACTACCCGGTTCCTTCATCATCCAGGACTTTGAG ATCGAAGTGTCCAAGCCCATCCCTAGACCGTTGAAAGGTAGGGTGGAAGCATGGAGGACCATCTGGCTGCTTGGCGGGGCGGCCAACACCATCCAGATCGGGTGCTTCAATCTAGCAAGTTCCGGTACAGTCGGCCTGGACGGTATAGGAACATG TCGCTATGGGGACCTATGCGAGGTTTTGGACTTAAACACACCGATCGATGACATCACCGGTCAACCGAAAGCTGTGACAAC TCGCTATGGGGACCTTTGCGAGATTTTGGACCTAAACACACCAATCGATGACATCACCGGTCAACCGACCTGTTTCAATGAGGCCATGTATCATAATTGTATCATAAAAGTGTTACTTGCACTGCTATacataactttctttgtttcGATATAA
- the LOC136422172 gene encoding uncharacterized protein: MVIGVGPPPVARALVAAEEIHYDEHYQFGRLHEPIDQIVVFDCGANPNRAIKNPKVTHNRNDLELPGTIVIQDFEIEVTKPIFRPGRVELWRTKWMLASGYEEPLVVAASLPVWGRSLVERPPPFGLSNPDVIGLDGVGTCDYGDLCSILDVNRPHNPTCPCEATCFQDWIDLGIPKEQCSCEGIIAPKVYSIPNWNKEIHLTGLDQGLVTWIWAEADFEIKLIAEDANGNEEACIGVWLPIREYAPPNDTGGWFLSRKKRAQARQSL, translated from the exons ATGGTCATTGGCGTCGGCCCACCGCCAGTCGCcag agCCCTTGTGGCAGCGGAGGAGATACACTACGATGAACATTACCAGTTCGGGCGTCTTCACGAGCCCATTGACCAGATTGTGGTCTTCGACTGTGGAG CCAACCCCAACCGTGCTATCAAGAACCCAAAGGTTACACATAACAGAAATGACTTGGAACTACCGGGAACAATCGTTATACAGGACTTTGAG ATCGAAGTGACAAAACCCATCTTCAGGCCCGGAAGGGTCGAGCTCTGGAGGACCAAATGGATGCTTG CCAGCGGGTACGAGGAGCCCCTCGTGGTCGCCGCCAGCCTGCCAGTTTGGGGTCGAAGCTTGGTGGAGCGGCCTCCACCATTCGGGCTCTCAAACCCTGATGTGATAGGACTGGACGGTGTGGGAACATG TGACTACGGTGACCTCTGCAGCATTCTGGATGTAAACAGGCCACATAACCCTACATGTCCATGTGAAGCAACATGCTTTCAGGATTGGATAGACCTGGGAATCCCGAAGGAGCAGTGCTCGTGTGAGGGCATCATCGCACCCAAGGTCTACTCCATCCCCAACTGGAACAAAGAAATTCACTTGACTGGTCTGGATCAAGGGCTGGTCACATGGATATGGGCTGAG GCTGACTTCGAAATCAAGCTGATCGCCGAAGATGCTAATGGAAATGAGGAGGCGTGTATTGGTGTCTGGTTGCCTATTAGGGAGTACGCGCCTCCTAACGACACCGGCGGCTGGTTCCTCAGTAGAAAGAAGCGCGCCCAGGCACGGCAGTCACTGTGA